The genomic region TAGCAATCGCGCCGTCAACGTGGTGGAGGAGGGGATCGATGTAGCACTGCGGGTTCGCCCTTCGCTGGAAGACAGCGCCAGCATGGTCGTCAAGCGCCTGGACCAGGCCACGCAGGTGCTGGTGGCCAGCCCCGATTTGCTCAACCGGCAAGGGACGCCTGCTACCTTGGACGATCTTGCGCGCATGGACAGCATGGCCATGTCGGCGGTGGATGGCAAAGCATCGTGGAACCTGTTGGGCCCCGGGGGCGTGCACCAGGTGGTGCACTACACCCCTCGCTACGTGGCTGACGATCTGCTGACCCTCAAGCTTGCGGCATTGGCAGGCACCGGCATTTGCTGGTTGCCCGACTACATGTGCCAGGACGAGATGCGCGAACGCAGGCTGGTGCGCGTGTTGCCCGACTGGGCTCCGCCCCCTGCGATCGTGCACGCGGTGTTTGCCTCTCGCCGGGGCCTCTCGCCTGCGGTACGCCGGTTTCTCGATTTTTTGGGCGAGACCATGCCTGGGCGCAACAGTCTTCCGCGTCGCACAGACTCGTCAAACCGGCCAGGAACCTAGTATTTAACTTTGTGGTAACGGTGAGCGTGCGCTCTCAACGCGGGTGCGACCCATCTTCGGTGCGCATCCGACACACCGCGTCTGTTGAAGGGCTTTTTATGCGGGAGCGTCCCGCTTTTGGCGGCACAATGCAACGAATTGAAACCGTCCTGAAAGCGCCTCCATGTCCGCTTCGGTACCTGAGCGTGTAGCCGCCGTGACCTCTCATTTGATCGACCAAGATATCCAGAAGGCCCGGGCACACCCCAGCGTGCGCGCGATCGTCATTCCACCGTGTCCCGAGTCGCTGGTGCGCTTGCAGGAAATCATCGCCGCGCCTGAGCTGGATTCAGCGGCGCTCGAACAACTGGCTTCCTCTGATGTGGCCATGGCCGCTGCGGTGATCCGCACTGCCAACAGCCCTTTGTACGGTTTGGCCCAGCCCGTCCAGACCGTCGGCATGGCGCTCATGGTGCTGGGCCTGCAGCCTGCCGTGGAACTGCTGTCTGCCTTCATCACCCGCAACGCTTTGCATGTGAGAACCCCCTTGCTTGAGCATTTCTGGGAAAGCTCACAGCGCAAGGCCATTGCTTGCGAACACATCGGGCGCCAGCTCTACAGCTTCGACCCGGGACTGGGTTACAGCTTCGGCCTGTTTTGCCATGTCGGCATGCCCGTCCTGGTCAAGGCGGTGCGTGGATATTCAGGCACGGTGACAGAGGCCCTGGCCCGCAAGGATCGAACCTTTACCCAGACAGAAAACGCTGCGCACCGCACGGACCATGCTGTCATGGGCGCCATCGTGGCCCGCACCTGGCACTTGCCTCCCGAAGTGGCCCAGGCCATCTGGCTGCACCACGATTTTTCATGCCTGCATGACGAGCGCTTCGACCCCACGGTGCGCCATCTTGTGGCCTTGGGCTTGCTGGCGGAGTTTCTGGTCAACCACCACGAAAACCTCGCGCCCACCCGCGAATGGACGCAACATGGGCAGGCGTGCATGGATCATCTGCATGTATCCCAGGATGAGCTGGATCACTGGATTGATGAGCTTTATCCCGCGTTCGAAGCGGTGACCTTGTAAACCATTTGCCTTACCGGGCTCGCCCCAGCAAGCATTTTCTGTCGGGGTTTTGGCGCATTTCCATTCGTGCGCATAAGTCCTATTTACGAGCCATTCTCATCATTATCTGGGCTTGTTTGCCTGATTTCTGTTGCCAGGATGCGTCGAATCAGTTCTGAGGGATATTGGTTTTACGGTATAAATTTTTAACAGCTTGGTTGCGTTTCCGTTGCTTTGATTTCCCCACTCTGAGCTCCTATGAAAAACCTGAAAATTTCGACAAGACTGACAGTTGCATTTGGCATTCTGGTGTTACTCATGATCGTCTTGGGAAGTGTGAGCTGGATACGTTCCGCTCACCAGAAGGCCGAGCTTGATGATGTGTTGAAGACTCGAATTCCCGTTACCAAGGCTTTAGGAATTCTGGAAGACGGAGTCAGCAGCCAGGCCATCCAGTACCGAAATCTGGTCATTTTTGATTCGCCTGAAATCAATGGTCGCGCCAATGATGTGATAACCAAAGCCAGGCAGGCTGTTACAGCACAGTACAAACAGCTAGAAGAACTGGTGACTTCAGACGAGGGTAAAGCCATTCTCAAAAAAATGACCGCGCAAAGAGGTGACTTCATCAAGCACGCGGATGAGTTTCTTGCGCTGATCAAACAGGGTAATAAAGAAGAGGCTTCCAAATATCTGGAAACGCAGTTGCGGCCAGCGCAGATTGCCTATCAGGCCACCATCAAAGAGCAGATTGAGCTGCAGGCAAAGCGCACGACAGAAGCTGGAAGTCGTGCAGAGGATGCCCTCCATGCCCTGCAACGCGACGTCCTGATCGCGATGGCTCTGGCCATCGGCCTTGCAATAGCGCTGGCCCTGGCCATCATCCGCTCCATCACCGCACCGCTCAATCGCGCAGTCGTCATCGCAGACCAGGTTGCCGCAGGCGACCTCACAGCCCCCATCGAAGTCACCTCGCAAGACGAAACCGGCCAGCTGCTGAGCGCCCTGGCCCGCATGCAGCAAAGCCTCGTGCGCACCGTCTCCGTCGTACGCCAGAACTCCGAAAGCGTCGCCTCCGCCAGCGCCCAGATCGCCTCCGGCAACAACGACCTGAGCGCACGCACCGAACAGCAAGCCAGCGCCCTGCAGGAAACCGCAGCCTCCATGGAAGAGCTCGGCTCCACCGTGCGGCAAAACGCCGACAACGCCCGCACCGCCAACCAGCTGGCCATGAACGCCTCCAGCGTGGCAGAGCAAGGCGGCTCCGTCGTTGCCGAAGTGGTGGAGACCATGAAAGGCATCAACGCCAGCAGCAACAAGATTGCCGACATCATCACCGTCATCGACGGCATCGCCTTCCAGACCAACATCCTGGCGCTGAACGCCGCAGTGGAAGCCGCCCGTGCAGGCGAACAAGGCCGCGGCTTTGCCGTGGTGGCCGGAGAAGTGCGCAGCCTCGCCCAGCGCAGCGCAGAAGCCGCCAAGGAAATCAAGAGCCTCATCACCGCCAGCGTAGAGCGCGTAGAGCAAGGCAGCCTCCTGGTAGACAAGGCCGGTGAAACCATGACCGAAGTCGTCACCGCCATCCGCCGCGTCACCGACATCATGGGCGAGATCAGCGCCGCCAGCAGCGAACAAAGCCAGGGCGTAGGCCAGGTGGGAGAAGCCGTCACGCAAATGGACCAGGCCACCCAGCAAAACGCAGCCCTGGTGGAAGAAATGGCCGCAGCGGCAGCCAGCCTCAATGGTCAGGCTGGAGAACTCGTCAACGCCGTGGCTGTCTTCAAGCTCGCACAAGACGCCAGCTACCGCAGCGCAGCCCCTGCGCAGAGCATCAGCCGTGCCGCAACACCGGCCTACAGCGCCAAGAGCGCATTGGCAGGCAAAACTGGCCAGACAGCAGCCAAGCTGGGCAAGACTCCAACCAACAAGCCAGCGGCCAGCCTGGCGGCACCAGTGGCCAAGGCAGCGCCAGCGCCCGGTGGGGCGACAAACACTGCGGCGGCAGGGGGCGCGCCCAAGGCTGCAGCCGGTGCCAAGACAGCCGGTGGGGCGGATGATGAGTGGGAGAGCTTCTAAGCCCTATGAATGCAGAGGCGGCAGCTGAGCCTGCTCATCCGGTTTAACAGCCTCAACCTCGCATCTGAACCAGCAAAGGCACGCCTCGGCGTGCCTTTTTTCGTCTGGGTCGTCTTCGCTGGCGATGAGAGGTGGATGAAGTTTCTTTAGATAACTTCGAGATTAAGTAACGCCTATATATTCGTTTGGGTTTTAAGTGTGGCTGTCCACAATCAGGCTTCATTTATCAAGGGAGCCATGCATGACTACGCTGCGCCTGGGCGATACCGCCCCTGATTTCACCCAAGACTCCACTGCCGGGCCCATCCGCTTTCATGAGTGGGCGGGCAATTCGTGGGTGGTGCTGTTTTCCCATCCTGCGGATTTCACCCCCGTGTGCACTACCGAGCTGGGCAAGACGGCGGCCTTGGGCTCCGAGTTTGCCAAGCGCGGTGTGAAACCGATTGCGGTGAGCGTGGACCCTGTGGATTCCCACCAGCGCTGGGTGCATGACATCAATGACACCCAGAACACCACGGTGAACTTTCCCATCCTGGCAGATGCAGACCGCAAGGTGGCAGATCTGTACGACATGATCCACCCCAACGCATCCACCACGGTGACGGTGCGCAGTGTGTTTATCATCGACCCCAAAAAGGTGATCCGCACGACCTTTACCTACCCGGCCAGCACCGGGCGCAATTTCGATGAAATTCTGCGGGTGATTGACTCCCTGCAGCTGACCGACAGCCACAAGGTCGCCACGCCCGCCAACTGGAAGGATGGCGACGACGTGATCATCGTGCCCAGCCTGCAGGACCCTGCCGAGATCGCCCAGCGCTTTCCCAAGGGGTTCAAGGCGGTGCGCCCCTACCTGCGTATCACTCCCCAGCCCAACAAATAAGCATGCCTTCCCAAGGGCGGCAGTGCAGACGCGCAGTTCTGCCACCGCCATACCTTGGGCCGGACCGAAGGGACAAGTGACGCCGTGACATCTACCTCCATCATCATCGTGCCGGGCTGGCGGGATTCTGGCCCCGGCCACTGGCAATCGATCTGGGCTGAGCGCCTGCCCAACGCCTGCCGCGTGGTGCAGGACGACTGGATCACTCCTACCCGCGCGGCCTGGGTGGCACAGCTGGAAAAGACTGTTCTGGCGCAGCCGCACCCGGTGGTCATCGTCGCCCACAGCCTGGGTTGCATTGCGACGACCCACATGGGCGAGGAAGCCGTTGCGCGCGTCAAGGGGGCCTTGCTGGTCGCTCCCGCAGACCCGGAGCGCAGGGCTGTGCTCAGTGACTTTGCTCCGGTGCCTTATGCGCCCCTACCGTACCGCAGCATTCTGGTGGCCAGCAGCAACGATCCATACTGCCCGATTCGCCTGGCGGGTGCCTATGCAAGGGCCTGGGGCAGTGAATTTGTGCGCATGCAAAACGCGGGGCACATCAACATTGAATCCGGACACGGTGAATGGCCTTTGGGCGTTGCCCTGCTGCAATCTCTCACGCAGGAGGGGGGCGGGGCTTTCGCGGTGGGGCAGATGGCAGAGCATCCGCAAAGCGCTTTGCAGGATTGATGCTATTGAAAACATAGCTGCTTGCGCTGATCCAGATTGCGCTAGAGCCATATTTCATGGAAAACCTGCTTCGGTTTGTTGGGCGGGTGTGCTCTCTGCGCGCGCTGCGCAAGGGCGGTCTGCTTCCGATGAATGCAGCGTACATTTTCTATATTCTCACAGTCGATTAATTAACAAGAATATATTCTTTTGAGTTTTAAAGCGCTGGTGCTCACAATCGGGCATATCCAGCTATTTGGGCGACGCGACATGACTTCTTTGAAACTCAAGACTCTTCTGGCTTCCTTGGCTCTGACTGTCAGCGGCATCGCATGCGCGCAGAACACGCTGCTCAACGTGTCGTACGACGTTGCTCGTGAGTTCTACAAGGACTACAACGCCGCGTTTATTGCGCACTACAAGAAAACGACCGGGCAGGATGTGAAGGTGGACCAATCCCATGCGGGATCCAGCGCCCAGGCCCGCGCCGTGAATGACGGCCTGGCCGCAGATGTGGTCACCATGAACACCACCACCGACGTGCAGTTCCTGGCTGACAACGGCGTGGTCGCAAAGGACTGGAACAAGAAGTTTCCCAACGACGCGTCCCCCACCACGTCGACCATGTTGTTCCTGGTGCGTAACGGCAACCCCAAGAACATCAAGGACTGGGAAGACCTCATCAAACCCGGCGTGCAAGTGATTGTGGTGAACCCCAAGACGGGCGGTAACGGCCGTTACGCCTATCTGGCGGCGTGGGGTGCCATCCGCGAAAAAGGCGGAACCGAGGCGCAGGCTGCCGAGTTTGTGGGCAAGCTCTACAAGAACGTGCCCGTGCTGGCCAAGGGCGGGCGCGATGCGACGGCCACCTTCCTGCAGCGCAACCAGGGCGATGTGCTGATCACGTTTGAATCAGAGGTCGTTTCCATCGACCGCGAATTTGGTGCCGGCAAGGTCGATGCCGTGTACCCCTCCGTCAGCGTGGTGGCTGAGAACCCCGTTGCCGTGGTGGAGCGCACTGTTGCCAAGAAGGGCACTGCCCAATTGGCCAAAGCCTACCTGGACTACCTGTACTCGGAAGAGGCTCAGGAAATTGCTGCCAAGCATGCCATCCGCCCCCGCTCGGAAGCCGTGCTCAAGAAGTACGCCGCCACCTTCAAGCCCATCAAGCAGTTCACGGTGGCCAAGTACTTTGGCTCGTTGACGGAAGCCCAGAAGGTGCACTTCAACGACGGTGGTCAGTTCGACAAGCTCTACACCCCCGGCAGCGCCAAGTAAGGCCCCGGCTACTTTCAGGCTCATCCCATGACCACTGCGACTGCTGTGGCCACGGCCCCAGCAGGCAGGCGCGCGTCCAAGCGCGTGCTGCCTGGCTTCGGGCTCTCGCTTGGCTACACCCTTTTCTATCTCAGCATCATCGTGCTGATTCCACTGTCGGCGCTGATCTTCAAGACAGCAACGCTGACCTGGGAACAGTTCTGGGCGGCCATCAGCGCGCCCCGGGTGCTGGCCTCGTACCGGCTGACCTTTGGCGCATCTTTTCTGGCGGCGCTGGTGAACCTGTTTTTTGGCCTGCTGATTGCTTGGGTGCTGGTGCGCTACAAGTTTCCCGGCAAGAAGATCGTGGACGCCCTGGTCGATCTGCCTTTTGCGTTACCTACCGCGGTGGCTGGTATCTCTCTGACGGCGCTGTTGGCGGGCAATGGCTGGGTGGGCAGCATTCTGGAGCCCATGGGCATTCAGCTGGCCTTCAAGCCTGCCGGGGTGGTGATTGCACTGATCTTCATCGGCTTGCCCTTTGTGGTGCGCACGGTGCAACCCGTGCTGGAAGACGCGGAGAAAGAGCTGGAAGAAGCCGCCACCTGCCTCGGTGCCACGCGCTGGCAGACTTTTACCAAAGTGATCCTGCCGTCCATCACGCCCGCGCTGCTCACAGGCTTTGCCATGGCGTTTGCTCGCGCGGTGGGCGAATACGGCTCGGTCATCTTCATCGCAGGCAACATGCCCATGGTTTCTGAAATCACGCCGCTCATCATCATTGGCAAGCTGGAGCAGTACGACTATGCCGGTGCTACCGCCGTGGCCGTCGTCATGCTGGTGATCTCGTTCATCCTGCTGCTCGTCATTAACGCGCTGCAGGCCTGGCAGCGCCGCAACGCAGGAGCGCCCGCATGAGCGCCGTGAACACCCGTACCGTGCGCCGCGCCCAGGCTGGCACCACCGAAGCACCCTGGGTGCGCTATACGCTGATCACCATTGCACTGGCGTTCATGCTGCTGTTTCTGGTGCTGCCCTTGGCCGCAGTGTTTGCAGAGGCCCTGCGCAAGGGCTTCGGTGCCTACCTGGAAGGCCTGCGCGAGCCTGATGCGTGGTCCGCCATCAAGCTCACTTTGCTGACGGCACTGATTGCCGTGCCGCTGAACCTGGTGTTTGGCGTGGCGGCGGCCTGGTGCATTGCCAAGTACGAGTTCAGGGGCAAGGCGTTCTTGACCACGCTGGTGGATTTGCCGTTTTCCGTTTCTCCGGTGGTGGCAGGCCTGATCTATGTGCTGATGTTTGGCGCGCAGGGCTGGTTTGGCCCCTGGCTGCAGTCGCACGACATCAAGATCATCTTTGCCGTGCCCGGCATTGTGCTGGCCACCGTGTTCGTCACCTTTCCCTTCATTGCCCGTGAGCTGATCCCGCTGATGCAGGCGCAGGGCAATGATGAGGAGCAGGCGGCCATCGTGCTGGGCGCTACGGGCTGGCAGACGTTCTGGTACGTCACCTTGCCCAACATCAAATGGGGCCTGCTGTATGGCGTGATTCTGTGCAACGCCCGTGCCATGGGCGAGTTTGGCGCGGTCTCGGTCGTGTCGGGCCACATCCGTGGGCAGACCAACACCATTCCGCTGCACGTCGAAATTCTCTACAACGAATACCAGTCTGTGGCTGCATTTGCAGCGGCGTCCCTGCTGGCCTTGCTGGCCCTGGTCACGCTGGTCATCAAGACCATTGCAGAACACCGCAATGAACAGGCTCTGAAGGCCGCCAGCGACCTGCCGCCCGAGCGCCCCGCAGACGCAGCGGCCCGCTGAACGGCCCGTCAAAGGAAGAAACACCATGAGCATTGAAATTCGCAACGTCAGCAAGCAGTTTGGCGATTTCCAGGCCCTGCGGGATGTCAGCCTCAATATCGCATCGGGTGAGCTGATTGCCCTGCTGGGCCCTTCGGGCTGCGGCAAGACGACCTTGCTGCGCATCATTGCGGGGCTGGAGACGGCCGACGTGGGAACCATCCATTTCAGTGGCGAAGACACCACGGATGTGCATGTGCGAGACCGCAATGTGGGCTTTGTGTTCCAGCACTACGCGCTGTTCCGCCACATGACGGTGTTCGAGAACGTTGCCTTCGGCCTGCGCGTCAAGCCCCGCGGCGAGCGGCCCAGCGAGGCACAGATCAAGCAGAAGGTGACCGACCTGCTCAAGCTGGTGCAGCTCGATTGGCTGGCAGATCGCTACCCATCGCAGCTCTCGGGCGGCCAGCGCCAGCGCATTGCGCTGGCCCGTGCCCTGGCGGTGGAGCCCAAGGTGTTGCTGCTGGATGAGCCGTTTGGTGCGCTTGATGCCAAGGTGCGCAAGGAACTGCGCCGGTGGCTGCGCCGCCTGCATGACGAGCTGCACGTGACCAGCATCTTTGTGACCCACGACCAGGAAGAGGCGCTGGAAGTCGCCGATCGCGTGGTCGTCATCAACCAGGGGCGCATTGAGCAAAGCGGCTCGCCCCAGCAGGTGTGGGACCAGCCCGCCAGCCCGTTTGTGTACGGCTTCCTGGGTGACGTGAACCTGTTCCATGGGCGGGCCCACGAAGGCCTGGTGCACCTGCAGGGGATGCAGATCGACTCGCCAGAGCACCAGAGCGCGCAAAACGCCAAAGCCTTTGCCTATGTGCGCCCGCATGACCTGGATGTGGAGCGCTACGCACCCGGTGCAGGGCTGGATGCTGCAGGCCGCCCACGCGGTATCGTGGCCCAGCTCAGCCGTGCGATTGTGGTGGGGCCGATTGCGCGACTGGAACTTATTCCCAGCGACGATCACAAACCAGCGGACAATGCGGGCTCTGAGGCCCTGATTGAGGCGCAGATCCCGGCCCAGCAATTCCGGGAGCAGGGTTTCAAGGAAGGGGAAACTCTGGTGGTGACGCCTCGCCGAGCTCGCGTTTTTCTGGACCATGCCGCAGGCATCTGACGCCTGCAGCCATTCTTGACCTTTCTGGACGGGAGTGGCTGCCAGAGTCTCTGCGGCAGCTACGACGACTAGGACAACTAGACAACTAGGACAAGAATGATGGTATTGAACTGGATCGATCAAGCCCCACGCCGTGTGCTGGCGCTCATCAGCGTTGCCTGCGTGGCCATGCTGGCCTTTGGCATGTATCTGCAGCATGTGGTGGGGCTGGAGCCATGCCCCATGTGCATCGTGCAGCGGTATGCTCTTATTTTGGTAGCTGTCTGCGCAGGTCTGGCAAGCGCCAGAGGCTCAAAAGGCTGGTGGATGTGTTGGGGTGTGCTGGCGCTGGTGGCTTCTGGCTTTGGTGCCTTTGTGGCCGCGCGCCAAAGCTGGCTGCAGTGGTACCCCCCCGAGATCGCCACCTGTGGCCGTGACTTCTACGGCATGATCGAGAACTACCCCATCAGCCGCGCCATCCCCATGATCTTCCGTGGCTCGGGCGACTGCACCGCCATTGACTGGACGTTTCTGGGCGGCTCCATTGCCAACTGGTCGTTCATCTGCTTTGTGGGCTTTGGGCTGGTGCTTCTGGCACTGCTGGTGCGTGGGCTCAAAGGCAGCCAGCCCGCACGGTTCTCTGCTGCCTGAAGCAGCGGGTTGTTGTCAGTCCCGTGACGAAAAAGGCGCTCTGATGAGCGCCTTTTGTTTTTCTTTGGTTTTTCCGTTGCGGGCGTTGAAGTCTGCAGAACAGGAACTGATGGGCTCGGTGATGCGGTCAAGAGGGCGCGTGCGTCGGCGGAAACTCCACCCCCGCTGTTCCTTCTTCCCATGGCGGGAACTTGTCCATCACGCTGGCGAGAAGTGCGCTGCCTTGAAACTGTTCCAGCCACGCTTGCAGATGGGGCCACGGCTGTGCGGCCCATGCCTCTGCGTCAATGCCTGCGTACTGCCGAACAAATGGCGCAATCGCCATGTCTGCCAGGCTCGCATGGTGGCCAAACAGGTAGGGCGTTGTGGCTAGGCCGTCGTTCAGTTGGCCAAGCCAGGCCGTGGCTGCCGTGCGCTCTGCCTCCACATCGGCACCGGGGTAACGGCTGGGGTACTTGCATCGGTCCAGCGCGTGTTTGAAAGGGCCATCGCATTGCGCTACCAGGGCCAGCATGTCGGCCACGGTGCCCCGGCTGGGCTGGAGCCACCGCTCGGGGTCATGGAGGGCCAGGGCCCAGTGCATGATGTCCAGGCTTTGTTCTAGCACCTGGCCGCTGGGCAGTACCAGCACAGGCACCGTGCCCTTGGGGGACGCTTGTAGCAACGCCTGGGGCTTGTTGCGCAGCACCACCTCGCGCAGTTCGCACGCTTGGCCGCTCACGGCCAGCGCCAGGCGTGCGCGCATGGCGTAAGGGCAGCGGCGAAAAGAGTAGAGGATGGGCAGGGCGGTCATGGGGCTTCGTCCTGCTCGGAGTAAGGTGTTGTCACAGGTGCCGTGCTACCGGGCTGGCGGGCGCCGATATGTTCCTGGCCCCGCTGTGCGGCCAGCTGCATTTGCCGCTCGCGTTCAGCCAGGGCACGTTCTTGCTCTGGGGTGCGGGTGCCGTGGCAGTAAGGGCAGCTTACGCCGCGTACGTAGTGGGGGTGCGCCAATTCGGCCTCTCCCAAGGGCATGCGGCACGACCGGCACAGCTGGTAGCTCCCCTGGGTCAGCCCGTGGCCTACCGAGACGCGCTCGTCAAAGACAAAGCATTCACCCCGCCAGCGGCTGTCTTCTTCGGGCACGGTTTCCAGGTACTTGAGGATGCCGCCCTCCAGGTGGTACACCTCGTCAAAGCCCTGTGATTTGAGCAGGGCGGTGGATTTTTCGCAGCGTATGCCACCGGTGCAGAACATGGCCACCTTGGGCTTACCTTCCAGCACGCCGCCGGGTTGCGATTGCTGCGCCACCCAGGCCGGAAACTCCGCAAAGCTGCGGGTGTGCGGGTTGATGGCCCGCTCAAAAGTGCCTATGCCCACTTCGTAGTCGTTGCGTGTGTCGATCACGACCACACTCGGGTCGGTGATCAGCGCATTCCAGTCCTGCGGCTTGACGTACTGGCCCGCATTGCGCGCCGGGTTCAGGCCCGGCACCCCGAGGGTGACGATCTCTTTCTTGAGCCGCACTCGCATGCGATAGAACGGCATGTGGTCTGTCGCGGCCTCTTTGTGTTGCAGGGCCGCAAAGCGGCTGTCGCTGCGCAGCCAGTCCAGCACCGCTTGGACGCCCGCAGGGGTTCCGGCAATGGTGCCGTTGATGCCCTCATGCGCCAAAAGCAGCATGCCGCGCACCCCATGGGCGTCGCACTGCGCCTGCAGCGGCGCGCGCAGGTCTGCAAAGTCCGGCAGATCAACGAACTGGTAGAGCGCTGCAGTCAGAAAGCGGGGAGGGGAGAAGGACATCTTGTGGCAGAGGGCCTGAGAGATGAAAAAAGGCCGGGAAAGGACGGGGATGATAGCGGCCACATTTCGTTACGATGGCGTGGTTTGCGATTGCCCCACGCGCCTCCCCACCATTACAGACCATGAGCTCGCAGCCCCCAGGCCCCCACACCATGGGCCATGCCCCGTCAACCCTGCTGCAGCGTCGGCTGGAGCAGCTCAACCGCATTGGTGCCGATCTTTCGCGCGAGCAGGACATTGACCGTTTGCTCGAAAGCATTCTGGAGGCCGCCCGCGCTCTGGTCGGGGCCGATGGCTCCACCCTCTACACCGTGACGGAAGACGGTCATGCGCTGCGGTTTGCCATGCTGCGCACGCATTCGCTGGGGCTGCGGCTGGGTGGCACCACAGGCAATGCAATTGATTTTCCGCTGCTGCCGTTGCGCCGGCCGGATGGAGCGCCCAACGACACCCTGGTGGCCGCGTTTGCGGCCATTCACCAGCGTACGGTGAACATTGCGGACGCCTATTGCCAGCAGAGTTTTGATTTTTCTGGCACCCGTGCGTTTGATGAGCGCATGGGCTACCGCTCGCAGTCCTTCCTGGCGGTGCCCATGAAGAACCACGAGGGCGAGCTGATCGGGGTGCTGCAGCTCATCAACGCGCTGGACCCTGAGACGGGCGAAGTGCTGGCGTTTTCTGCGGACGACCAGAGCCTGGCGGAGTCGCTGGCCTCGCAGGCGGCGATTGCCTTGAGCAACCGCTTGCTGATCACGCAGCTGGAGCGGCTGTTCGAGTCCTTCGTCAACCTCATCAACGTGGCCATTGATGAAAAGTCGCCCTACACCGGTGGACACTGCCAGCGGGTGCCTGCGCTGACGATGATGCTGGCCGAGGCAGCACATGCCGCGCAGCACGGGCCGCTGGCAGATTTCCGCATGACCGACCGGGACCGCTACGAACTCAAGATGGCGGGGCTGCTGCACGACTGCGGAAAAATCACCACGCCCGTGCATGTGGTGGACAAGGCCACCAAGCTGCAGACGCTGTATGACCGCATCGGGCTGATCGATACCCGCACCGAGGTTCTCAAACGCGATGCAGAACTGGCCGCCTTGCGTCAGCAGCTTGCCTTGCGCCCCGTGGTGGACGCTGCGGCCGAGCAAAAAGTGCAAGACGCCCTGCAGCAAGAACTGGCCAGCCTGGACGGTGACCGCGAGTTTCTGCGCCGCTGCAACGTGGGTGCGGAGGCTATGGCGGCACAAGACCAGCAGCGCGTGCGCGACATTGCCCAGCAGCGCCAGTGGCGCAGCCCGGCCGGGGTGCAGACCAGCTTTCTGACCGCCGACGAGGTGGAGAACCTGACCATCCGCTCGGGCACGCTGACGCAGGCAGAGCGTGACGTGATCAACCACCACATCGTGGCCACCAACCGCATGCTGGAGACGCTGCCCTGGCCCCGGCACCTGAGCCATGTGCCCGAGTACGCCGGAGGCCATCACGAGCGCATGGACGGCAAAGGCTACCCGCGGGGGCTGACGCGCGAGCAGATGTCATGGCAGGCCCGCATGATGGGCATTGCCGATGTGTTCGAGGCACTCACCGCTGCAGACCGCCCCTACAAAAGCGGCATGACCTTGTCGCAGGCCCTGGCCATCATGCGCCGCATGTGCGACAACGGCC from Acidovorax sp. DW039 harbors:
- a CDS encoding HDOD domain-containing protein; its protein translation is MSASVPERVAAVTSHLIDQDIQKARAHPSVRAIVIPPCPESLVRLQEIIAAPELDSAALEQLASSDVAMAAAVIRTANSPLYGLAQPVQTVGMALMVLGLQPAVELLSAFITRNALHVRTPLLEHFWESSQRKAIACEHIGRQLYSFDPGLGYSFGLFCHVGMPVLVKAVRGYSGTVTEALARKDRTFTQTENAAHRTDHAVMGAIVARTWHLPPEVAQAIWLHHDFSCLHDERFDPTVRHLVALGLLAEFLVNHHENLAPTREWTQHGQACMDHLHVSQDELDHWIDELYPAFEAVTL
- a CDS encoding LysR substrate-binding domain-containing protein; the protein is MQDLNDMLYFAEVVERGGFAAAGRALGIPKSRLSRRVSDLEAHLGVRLLQRTTRKLSLTEVGEAFLRHCQAMRESAQAAQDIVAQVQTEPRGTVRVSCPVTLAQTVLAELMPTFLAQHPLVRVEMQVSNRAVNVVEEGIDVALRVRPSLEDSASMVVKRLDQATQVLVASPDLLNRQGTPATLDDLARMDSMAMSAVDGKASWNLLGPGGVHQVVHYTPRYVADDLLTLKLAALAGTGICWLPDYMCQDEMRERRLVRVLPDWAPPPAIVHAVFASRRGLSPAVRRFLDFLGETMPGRNSLPRRTDSSNRPGT
- a CDS encoding sulfate ABC transporter substrate-binding protein, with protein sequence MTSLKLKTLLASLALTVSGIACAQNTLLNVSYDVAREFYKDYNAAFIAHYKKTTGQDVKVDQSHAGSSAQARAVNDGLAADVVTMNTTTDVQFLADNGVVAKDWNKKFPNDASPTTSTMLFLVRNGNPKNIKDWEDLIKPGVQVIVVNPKTGGNGRYAYLAAWGAIREKGGTEAQAAEFVGKLYKNVPVLAKGGRDATATFLQRNQGDVLITFESEVVSIDREFGAGKVDAVYPSVSVVAENPVAVVERTVAKKGTAQLAKAYLDYLYSEEAQEIAAKHAIRPRSEAVLKKYAATFKPIKQFTVAKYFGSLTEAQKVHFNDGGQFDKLYTPGSAK
- a CDS encoding peroxiredoxin, translating into MTTLRLGDTAPDFTQDSTAGPIRFHEWAGNSWVVLFSHPADFTPVCTTELGKTAALGSEFAKRGVKPIAVSVDPVDSHQRWVHDINDTQNTTVNFPILADADRKVADLYDMIHPNASTTVTVRSVFIIDPKKVIRTTFTYPASTGRNFDEILRVIDSLQLTDSHKVATPANWKDGDDVIIVPSLQDPAEIAQRFPKGFKAVRPYLRITPQPNK
- a CDS encoding alpha/beta hydrolase gives rise to the protein MTSTSIIIVPGWRDSGPGHWQSIWAERLPNACRVVQDDWITPTRAAWVAQLEKTVLAQPHPVVIVAHSLGCIATTHMGEEAVARVKGALLVAPADPERRAVLSDFAPVPYAPLPYRSILVASSNDPYCPIRLAGAYARAWGSEFVRMQNAGHINIESGHGEWPLGVALLQSLTQEGGGAFAVGQMAEHPQSALQD
- a CDS encoding methyl-accepting chemotaxis protein encodes the protein MKNLKISTRLTVAFGILVLLMIVLGSVSWIRSAHQKAELDDVLKTRIPVTKALGILEDGVSSQAIQYRNLVIFDSPEINGRANDVITKARQAVTAQYKQLEELVTSDEGKAILKKMTAQRGDFIKHADEFLALIKQGNKEEASKYLETQLRPAQIAYQATIKEQIELQAKRTTEAGSRAEDALHALQRDVLIAMALAIGLAIALALAIIRSITAPLNRAVVIADQVAAGDLTAPIEVTSQDETGQLLSALARMQQSLVRTVSVVRQNSESVASASAQIASGNNDLSARTEQQASALQETAASMEELGSTVRQNADNARTANQLAMNASSVAEQGGSVVAEVVETMKGINASSNKIADIITVIDGIAFQTNILALNAAVEAARAGEQGRGFAVVAGEVRSLAQRSAEAAKEIKSLITASVERVEQGSLLVDKAGETMTEVVTAIRRVTDIMGEISAASSEQSQGVGQVGEAVTQMDQATQQNAALVEEMAAAAASLNGQAGELVNAVAVFKLAQDASYRSAAPAQSISRAATPAYSAKSALAGKTGQTAAKLGKTPTNKPAASLAAPVAKAAPAPGGATNTAAAGGAPKAAAGAKTAGGADDEWESF